CAGATGGACATTCCGGTAGGTTCCATCCTCACTACAAGTAATATCAAACACGCAACGACAGAATTTAATACAACGGATGCGCATGTTGACTGGCAGAAACCTGATGTCGACGCCTGGAAAGATAAAACTTTTCTGGGCTTTCACCGTAGCGACGGGCAAGTAGGAACAGCCAATTACTGGTTGGTGATTCCAATGGTTTTTTGTGAGAACAGGAACCTGGAAGTACTACAGGAAGCCTTGATGAATAACCTGGGCTATGGAAGAAATGAAACTTACCAGCAGCAGGCCAAAGAACTGATGGCCCTTTATGAAAAAGGAGCCGGTGTAAGTGAAATCCTGAATGCGCAGCTTACCTATTCGGAGCAAACCCAAAAACAGAATCGCATGTTCCCCAATGTAGACGGGATCAAGTTTTTAACGCATACAGGTGGCTGTGGTGGTACCCGTCAGGATTCAGAAACCTTGTGCGGATTACTGGCCGGATACATTACCCATCCCAATGTAGCAGGAGCAACAGTGCTGAGCCTGGGTTGCCAGAATGCTCAGGTAAGTATCCTTAAGGAAGAAATAGAGAAGAGAAGCAGAAATTTTGATAAACCTATATATATACTGGATCAGCAAACTATAGGTAAAGAGTCGGAGTTGCTAAGCCAGGCCATAAAGCAGACTTTCGCCGGATTGATCCAGGCCAATGCGAATGAGAGAAAGCCAGCACCGCTAAGTAAATTATGTATAGGTTTGGAATGTGGTGGCTCCGATGGTTTTTCAGGTATTTCTGCCAATCCGGCAATTGGTTACGCGTCAGATCTGCTGGTTGCACTGGGGGGATCGGTAATCCTTGCTGAATTCCCGGAACTTTGCGGGGTAGAACAGAACCTGAGCGACCGATGTGTAGATAAGGAAGATGCTGAGCGCTTTGAATACCTGATGAAAACCTATAGCAAAAGAGCTACGGAAGCAGGTTCTGGATTTGATATGAACCCTTCACCAGGCAACATTAAGGATGGCCTGATCACAGATGCCATTA
This Pedobacter africanus DNA region includes the following protein-coding sequences:
- a CDS encoding UxaA family hydrolase, whose protein sequence is MKQRILKVHPKDNVLVALSDLAKGEEVIYEGESYLLTDNVPAKHKFTTTDLAAGDKVVMYGVLVGKAQMDIPVGSILTTSNIKHATTEFNTTDAHVDWQKPDVDAWKDKTFLGFHRSDGQVGTANYWLVIPMVFCENRNLEVLQEALMNNLGYGRNETYQQQAKELMALYEKGAGVSEILNAQLTYSEQTQKQNRMFPNVDGIKFLTHTGGCGGTRQDSETLCGLLAGYITHPNVAGATVLSLGCQNAQVSILKEEIEKRSRNFDKPIYILDQQTIGKESELLSQAIKQTFAGLIQANANERKPAPLSKLCIGLECGGSDGFSGISANPAIGYASDLLVALGGSVILAEFPELCGVEQNLSDRCVDKEDAERFEYLMKTYSKRATEAGSGFDMNPSPGNIKDGLITDAIKSAGAAKKGGTSPVVAVLDYPEKVFKPGLNLLCTPGNDVESTTAEVGSGANVVLFTTGLGTPTGNPIAPVVKISSNTKLFNKMSDIIDLDTGPIIEGEETIEQAGSRILNYVIDVASGVTTVSAVRHVQDDFIPWKRGVSL